Below is a genomic region from Neosynechococcus sphagnicola sy1.
GATAAAAAGTGCAAGCAAACCCAAAGTCTGCATTTCCTCAAAATTAAGGATGCAGAAAATAGGTAAAGTATGAGTAAAGTTTACGTTTCTTTACCATGACCATTATTATAAACGATTGATCCCGGATTGCTCTAGCCCTCTACCAGGGTTGCGGACAAGGTTGTAGTCGGTCAGGCGATGGTGTTCACCTGAACTTCAAGTATCAGCACGGTGCATCGGCACTGGTCTTTCAACAAATGAGGGATAAGAATCGACGATGAGTCAGAGGTTCATGTAACGGAATCCTCGACTTTGACTGACTATGGTCGCTTTTGTCCCTGCAACCCCTTGATTTTCAGTTTCAGTCTCAAGGGTGGCATTTGGACATGGGTTGACGTTCAATTTCCAAGTGACGATCTTCGTCATCGTACTTAACTTCAGCACAGACTCCAACTTTTAAAGGGCCATCCTCCTCATCAAGCCGGGTGCGTTGATCGGCTTGAAAGGAACGATCACCGATGATCCAGGTACCCGTGATTCCAGTCGGTCGATTGCGGAGAATGCCATAGTAGCTACCCTCATCTGCGAGGACAGCACCTGTGAGGACAAGGATTCCGCCTAGGGTGAGGCTGACGCAGCGGGTCAGCTTTTGGATAGGCTGAGCACATTGATTCCCCATCGATCAATCTCCTTTGGTTTACTCCCAGCTTCCATCATCGGCATGGGAGCTTGCCAAGTCAATCCAGAGGCTGGCATCGCCACCATGGAAGTTATTCTTGAGCTTGACTAATCCGCCGCAAGTTCAACACATCACTGAGTTTACGAATCTGGGTAAAGGTACGCTCCAGTTGATCGCGATCGCGGACTTCAATGCACAGATCAATCACCACCAGTTGCCCCGGATAGTTGAGGTTGACATTGCGGACATTGATATTGCTATCAGCCAGTCGGGTGAGAATGTCCTTTAGCACCCCCACCCGGTCAATCACCTCGATTTGCATATGCACGGGGTAGGTTTGGGGACGGCGGGCCTCGGATTCAGGGGGGTTCCAACTCACAGGCACTAGGCGATCGCCCATCACCTGCTCTAAGTTCTGACAACCCTGGCGATGGATCGAAATTCCCCGACTGCTGAGGGTGACGACCCCAATAATGGGTTCACCGGGGACGGGATTACAGCAACCCGCCAGATGGTAAACCAAGCCTTCAACCCCGGAGATCGGGGACTTCTGGGATTTGGAGGTTGGTTGATCCCGTAGGGAGCGCTGAGGGGTGGAGAGGGGCAGGAGTGCAATATCCGATTCGAGGGAAGTCGGGGCCGGTTGACGGGACTTCACGGCCTCGCGAAGTCGACTGACGACGGAGTTGAGGGTGATTTCTCCATAGCCTAGAGCTGCCAGCAAATCCTCAACACTATGGTAGTTACATCGTTCCGCCACCCCTTGCATGGGTTCTGACTTTCTTAAGGCTTCAAAGCCACTTTTGCCCAGCTCCTTTTCCAGCATTTCCCGTCCCCGGAGAATATTGGCCTCACGGTGCGATCGCTTATACCACTGGCGAATCCGGTTACGGGCTCCCTCAGTGACCACGAAATTCAGCCAATCCAAGCTGGGATGGCTGTTTTTCTGCGTCATCACCTCGACGATGTCCCCATTCTGTAACGGGGTATCGAGGGTGACCATTCGGCCATTTACCCGCGCTCCCGCACAGTGATTCCCCACTTCCGTATGGATGCGGTAGGCAAAATCAACGGGTGTCCCCCCCGGTTCAGCGGCACCACGTCGCCCTTTGGGGTAAACACATAGACATCATCTTCAAACAGCCCTTCTCTGACGGTTTCTAGATATTCTTGAGCATCTTTGAGGTCGCTCTGCCACTCCAGTAGTTGCCGCAACCAGGTGAACTTGTCATCATCCGTGCTCATGCGGGCATTGCTAGAGCCACCCGTCTCTTTGTATTTCCAGTGGGCAGCAATCCCATACTCGGCAATGTGGTGCATTTCCAAGCTACGAATTTGCACCTCGACGGGCTGACCTGAGTCCCCCATTACCACGGTGTGGAGGGATTGATAGCGATTGGGCTTAGGCAGGCCAATGTAGTCTTTGAAGCGGCCAGGAATCGGTCGAAAGGCATCATGAACAATCGCCAGGGCACGGTAGCAATCGTCTTTGGTGTCAACAATCAGTCGAATGGCGGCGACATCATAGATTTCGCGGAATTCCTTCTGCTGACGCTGCATCTTGGCATAGATGCCATAGAGATGCTTGGGCCGACCACTGATGTCTGAACAGTGAATGTCCGCCGCTTGCAATCGATCCCTCAGCACGGCGATCGCCTCGTTGAGGCGGGCTTCTCGGTCAACCCGTTTCTCGGCCACGAGTCCCTGAATCTCTCGGTAGGCCTCTGGTTCAAGATACTTAAACGCTAAATCCTCTAATTCCCACTTAACCCGTCCAATTCCCAAACGATTGGCAAGGGGAGCAAAGATTTCCCTGGTTTCGAGGGCAATGCGGCGACGTTTTTCATCTGCTAAATGCTCTAATGTGCGCATATTGTGCAGACGATCGGCTAACTTGACCACAATGACGCGAATATCCTGAGCCATGGCCAGGAACATCCGCCGGAAGTTTTCAGCCTGGCGCTCGGTTTTACTGGAAAAGTTAAACTTCGAGAGCTTTGTCACCCCTTCCACCAGACGACGAACTTCGACCCCAAATCGCTGCTCTAGTTCCTC
It encodes:
- a CDS encoding ACT domain-containing protein — translated: MHTEVGNHCAGARVNGRMVTLDTPLQNGDIVEVMTQKNSHPSLDWLNFVVTEGARNRIRQWYKRSHREANILRGREMLEKELGKSGFEALRKSEPMQGVAERCNYHSVEDLLAALGYGEITLNSVVSRLREAVKSRQPAPTSLESDIALLPLSTPQRSLRDQPTSKSQKSPISGVEGLVYHLAGCCNPVPGEPIIGVVTLSSRGISIHRQGCQNLEQVMGDRLVPVSWNPPESEARRPQTYPVHMQIEVIDRVGVLKDILTRLADSNINVRNVNLNYPGQLVVIDLCIEVRDRDQLERTFTQIRKLSDVLNLRRISQAQE
- a CDS encoding RelA/SpoT family protein; protein product: MRWLVYYGISGGGSAMIAAGFLHDIVEDTEVTPEELEQRFGVEVRRLVEGVTKLSKFNFSSKTERQAENFRRMFLAMAQDIRVIVVKLADRLHNMRTLEHLADEKRRRIALETREIFAPLANRLGIGRVKWELEDLAFKYLEPEAYREIQGLVAEKRVDREARLNEAIAVLRDRLQAADIHCSDISGRPKHLYGIYAKMQRQQKEFREIYDVAAIRLIVDTKDDCYRALAIVHDAFRPIPGRFKDYIGLPKPNRYQSLHTVVMGDSGQPVEVQIRSLEMHHIAEYGIAAHWKYKETGGSSNARMSTDDDKFTWLRQLLEWQSDLKDAQEYLETVREGLFEDDVYVFTPKGDVVPLNRGGHPLILPTASIRKWGITVRERG